From the genome of Alcanivorax sp.:
CGCCATTGAGCATGTCGGCAGTAATCACGGTTTTCATGATGGTGATCACCGGTTCAACGCCTGTGGTCAGATCCACCGTGTCATCATCCGCTTCCACCACCACGATATAGGGAGCCCCCGCGGGATCCAGACTCAGGCCAGTGATTTGCGCCTGGGCATTGGTAGTGCCAGTACCCACCGGTGCGGCGGCGCCAATCAGATCCGCCGCTGAATAGTCCAGCGCATAGGCTTTCACCGTGGCATTCACCAGCGGCCCCTTCACCGCAACCCCTTTGACGCTGGTGCCGGAGCCAGTCGGAGGCGTTCCCCCGCCCGACGAAGCTCCACCACCAGAACTAGAGCCACCACCGCCGCCACAAGCCGCCAGTAGCGCAGTAGACAGCGCAATGGCGAGCGGCAGCTTCGCTTTGGATCCCAACATATTGATTCCCCAGTTTTGTTTGTTCACTACTTGTCAGTTGCAGAATACCCGCCAGCCTTTGCAGCCCTCATCCCCCATTTAAGGGATGAGGGCTGCAAAGTCTTATCGCGAATTAACGGGCCGCTTCAGCCACTGTCCCTCAAATCTGCGAAGAGTCTTTTTCCGAGCCCTAAATCTATGGGATGCACAAACCATCCCGCATCACCCATTTGAGGTATGCCGTTACAAAAGTTGTTAGCCAAAAGTTAATGAATTTAATTCAATGCCAATTCGGAGTGATTAAAAGGGCGAGCACAGGGCAACGGCGCCTTTTCCCGGCGACAACGGGAGGCAAAAGCAGGATCAATGGCTGAGGATAAGGCGCCTGAGCGCGTCAGGAAGGAAGGGACGTGCCGGGCTACGCCGGCACAAGGGCATTCAGGTGCGGTCGATCAGAGTTGCTTGAGCACCCGGGCCAACAGAGTGGCAAACACTGCAGGCTGCTCCATTTGCGGAAAGTGCCAGGTGCCGGGTTGCAGCCATTCGGTGACATGGCCTTCACAGCGAGCTCTCGCGGCATCACCGATCAGATCACCATTGATGGCATGGACAGGACAGTGGAGCTCGTTGAACGCCGCCTCCGGGGACCAGCGCAGCAGGTCGGACCAGAGCGGCAGCATGGCTTCAGCAGGGGCTGACGCCATGTCCTTGCCCAGCGCGATCTTCTGGTCTGCGGGCAAGTCCGGCCCCGCATTATTGGCTACCAGGTTGTCGATGGCCGCAGGAAAGTCTTCATAGAACCCTGCCTCAACCCCCTTGGCACCCTCTTCATCCAGATCCCCATAGGGAATCACAAAGGTATCCACCAGTACCACGCCCCTTACCGGCTTGCGTCGGGCCAGCTCCAGTGCCACGGCACCGCCCATGGAGTGGCCCACTACAATGGGGTTGTCCTCGTCCTGTAATGCGTCGGCCAGGCAGTCCGCCAATGCGGCCACCGTCCAGGCGGCCGGGGTCACGTTCCGCGCCTCACCATGCCCCGGCAGATCCACTGCCAGCAGCCGAACACCCTCAGGCGGGCTATCCAGCAGCGGCTGCCAATGGCTGCGCCTGCAGGTCCAGCCATGCACCAGCACCACCGTTTGCGCGCCGTCGCCACTTTCCGTTACCGGCAGGTTCTGGCCATCCGCCAAGGTCCACTTCAACTCCACCATGTGATGCCATCCTCTGTTTTGACACTTTGCCACCCATCCGGGAAAGTGTGATGCACTTCTAATTTTGTCGCCAACCCGGTACCTTAAGAGGCACTGAGGGGAACGACAATATAATCATGACTGCTTCTGCATGTAAGGGATTGCAGGGGAAAGCACACGAGTCACTGCTGGACACGCTGTATGACGCGCCGTGCAATCCGGATGCCTGGCCCAGGTTTCTCGATCAGCTGATCGAGGCGACCGGCTCCCGCTCTGCCCGTATGCTGGTCATGGATCGCGCCGCCCAGTCGGTGAAATCCAGCATCAAACAGAATATCGACGACGCCGACCACCAGGCCTATGTGTCCCACTTTGTGAATACCTGCCCGTGGCGCCCCGAACTGAAAGACAAGGCACCGGGCCAACTGTATTCCAGCTACCTGGATTTTTCCTGTCCGCAGAAGCAGTTCTACCAGACCGAATTCTATAACGATTGGGCCTCAAAACAGGATATTCACCATGGGGTTTGCGGTACGGTCTGGCAGGATGACCACCAGACGGTGCAGCTGCTGATCCAGCGCACCCGTGGACAGGGCCACTATCAACGGGAAGAGACCAACCGCATCAACGAACTGGTGATGCATGTGCGGCGCGCGTTGCGTCTGCAGAGCCAGGTCAGTGCGCTCGACCATACCCGCATGGCGCTGGAACAGACCCTGGAGATTCAGGCGCAGCCCTTTGCCCTGGTGGATCGCCACGGCAGGATTGTGCACCTTTCCGGCGAAGCAGCAGCGCTGCTCGACGAGCTCCCATGCACCCACACGTTCAACCAGACCCTGACCCTGCAAGACCCGCGCCTGCAGGCCGATCTGTTATGCCTGCTGGAGCAAGTCACCCGCCCTGACAACGATCCCCGCGCCGGGGCCGGTGGCGTCATCATGCTGCCACGGACAGTGACTGAAGGGGTGCGCTGCCTGGTGAGCCCGCTGCGCGGCAACCCGCTGTCGCAGCATTACACTGACAGCCGCCAGCCGCTGGCCATTGTCTATTTCCAGGATCCTCGCGCCGAGGTCTATATTGATCTCAACTGCCTGATGCAGCTGTACGGACTGTCCGAAGCCGAATCCCGAGTGGCCGCGGGCATCAGTCGCGGCCTGGGCCCGCAACAGGTGGCCAACACCTACCAGCTATCGGTGCATACCGTGCGCACCCAGCTGAAAAGCGTGTTCACCAAGACCGGCACCACACGCCAAAGCGAACTGGCCAAGGAAGTACTCACTTCGCCGGCAGTACGTCACTGGCGGAACCCGGATCTGGTGCTGTCTCGCTCTGCATAGCGTCACCCGCCACCTGCAGAAACTGTTCAAACTGGTATTCAAAACGCCAGCGGTCCTTGCTCAGCGAGGATAACGGATACCAGCCAATGGCCGAGACTTCCGTCATCGCCGAGCGGGGCACATCCACCGCCGCCCCGGCCTCCACTGGCTGCAGGAGATGGCAGCGGTAAAGATGAAAACCGTTGCTCATCACCGCCAACCGCCGGCCTACCGTCACGGCCATGCCCGACTCTTCAGCAGTCTCCCGCCAGGCCGTGCACTGCGCCAACTCGCCCTCTTCCAGCGTGCCCCCCGGCACCCCCAGCTTGCCACCCCAGCGATGGTTGAGCAGCAATACCTTGTCATCCTGAACGATCAGACAGCCGGCGTTGGCACGACGGTCGTCCTCCTCGCCGGGCACGCGGGGGCAGTCCGCCAGGGTCATGGTGGGCAGGAGAAGCAGCGTTGCGATGAGGCGGCGGTTGGTGGTCATGAGGGTAGATTGGCGTTTGCGGATGACGCTGTCATGGCATTTTTCCCGGGGCTTTAGGTTTTAATCGAGCGCTCTGGGAGAGTGAACAGTTAACAGTGAATAGTGAATAGTGAACAGCGGAGAACACACCGTTTTTTCCGGCGCCGGCACTCGCACATAAACCTGGTGCGCGGCCCAAGATCTTCGAGATAACCCCATGCGCGACCGAGCAACTGTTCACTGTTAACTGCCCCTCCAGCTCCCGGTATTGCATCGGCGCGCACCGCGGGGCATCCGCTGCAGCACATAGACAAAAGCGTGACCGTACTCTGTCTGCAACTTCTCGCGGCGGTACACCCGAGGCACTTCTTCCAGGTGATCCAGCGAGGCCAAGGTCAGCGCATCCACCTCATACACCTCACCTTGAAGAGATTGCGCACCCGGCATCCAGGCGCCGGGGTAATCACCCAGGTCAAACAGCTGAAAATCTGGCGGCGACAACGTCTTCCCCACAAACCGTGCCCGGCGCAGGTAATGGTGATTGCTGTAACCCTGTTTCAGGGCGCCGACACTCGCCCAAGCAGTGGTGCGCGGCCACGGGCCTTGCAGAAAAATCACATGCGCGACCGCGCAACTGTTCACTGTTAACTATTCACTGTTAACTGATTAGTGGCAGCCTGTGCTCCATGGTCGCCGAAATCACATCGTCCGGCACGATGATTTCGGTGGCCAGCGGCAGGTGGTCGGACAGTTTGCAGTCTTCCAGCACGCGGGTGTGCTGGCTGGTCAGGCCTGGGGACAGCAGGATGTGATCAATATGTCGGTCCGGCGCCCAGCTGGGGTAGGTATTCAGGTTATCGGCCATTACCGTGTCCAGCCCCAGCTCCGACAGCGGCGAGGCATCCAGGTGTTCCAGCCGGCAATTGAAATCCCCCATCATCACCACATACTTGTACTCACGCAGCAACCGATACAGGTAAGCGAGCTGGGTATTACGCACCTTTTCTCCCAGTGCCAGGTGCGCCACCACCACCACCAGCGGCTGGATCGGGTGGCCGTACTTGATCACGATGGCGCCGCGCCCGGGCAGGCCCGGAAGGCGGTGGTCCGTAACTTCAAAGGGTTGGAGGCGGCTGAGAAAGCCGTTACTGAACTGGCCAAGGCGGCCCAGATTACGGTTGAGCTGTTGATGCCAGAAGGCAAAGTCGCCCAGGGACGCCAACCGGACCAGCTGGTTCATATTGCGTGAACGCAGGCTGCCGCCGTCCACTTCCTGCAAGCCCACCACATCGAAATGGCTGATCACCTGGGCGATCTGTTCGATGTTTTCCACACTGCGGGGGTGGGCAACCAGATGTTTCCAGCTGCCGGTGATGTAATCGCCGAATTTCTGCGTACCGATCCCGGCCTGGATATTGAAGCTGATCAGCTTCAGGGTATTTTCCGGTAACACCACTTCACGGGTCTGGCGGGTTTTTCTGACCCCCTCCCGAGCGAAGGAAAAGCCCGCAGGGCGGGCTTTCCAGTCACGATAGGCAGTGCGTGCCTTGTTCAGCAGCATGGCTTAACCGTCGTTCTTTTCCTTTTGAGCCAGGTACTCGATCACTTCGAACAGCTCCTGATTGCTCTTCAGGTTGGAGCGCAGGATCAGGTACTTGCCGTTCACCACGAAGTTGGGGACCCCGGGGATCTTGTAGTCCCGGCTCAGGGCATCGGCCTGACGAATCTTGGTCGACACGCCGAAAGAGCTGTACAGCTTGCTGAACTGCTCCGGTTCCACGCCATACTTGCGGAAGAAGTTGGTCAGGGCAGGCTCGCTGTAGAGGGGCTCACGGTGCTTGTGGATAGCATCAAACAGGGGTGCGTGGATTTCGTCCACCTTGCCCAGCGCCTCTTCCACGTAATAGGCACGGGCCAGCGGCTCGGCGTTACGCAGGAACAGCACCGGAGTGCGCACATAGTCGATGTACTCCGGCTTGTCTTCCAGCCAGTTGTCTACCGCCGGCTCCAGGGAATAGCAGTGCGGGCAGCCATAGGAAAAGAACTCACGGACCTCCACCTTGCTGGGGTCATTCACGGAACCCTGGACATCCAGAATCTTGTAGTGGGTATCCAGCGCAAAGCGGGAATGTTCTTCCTCGGCATGGGCCGTAGTGGCCATTCCCAGGGTCAGCAGCAAGGCCGTAACGAAGCGAAGCATGTGGAGTCCTCTCCTTTTTGTTAGTGTCCGGCAGATGTGACCACCGGCAACGCGTTTTTCTCCCGGTCAGGGACATTATCTTTTCATGATAGCAATAAAAAGGTGAAGGACGCATTTCCGTGAAAGCCAGACCGGCACACACCCAGGGATGCCTGCCCCACCTGGAGCCCGACAAGAAGTTCATCGTGCAATTGCGGGAAGGTGCTGCTACCTGGGCCTTCCTCCAGGAGCGTCGGTTATTCGCTCCGCTCACCCCTGCGGGGCCGCCTTGTCGGGCGTTCCTTCGCCCTGGGTGAAACCCCTGTCTGGTGGGAGATTCAGCTTGCTGAACGAAGGTTCTGGCAGCATGCCCTGGTCTACAGCCGCATTCGTCCAGCAAGCTGAACTTCCCACAGAACCAGCAAAGCGAGTTTGACCACAGAGGGCGCCGAGATCACTGAGTTAAAACAATGGGAGCCCTCGTGGTCTCAGTGATCTCTCAACCCCGCCGCAGGAACGTAGCGCGGCGGAGTAACGCACGCAATGCGGTCCGAAGGGTCAGCGAAGCGAAACCTGCCTGCAGGCGATCGGAGCGACAGCGAGAGGGAAGAAACGAGCGTCGAGATGCGCTTCTGGAATCCTTACCTCGCTTAGGCTCGGATCGCCTGCAGGCAGGCTCCTACGGAAAGGCGGGGCTTTCCCGGAACGCCGCGGTGGGCCCGCAGGGGTGAGCGGAGCGAATAACCGACGCTCCTACG
Proteins encoded in this window:
- a CDS encoding alpha/beta hydrolase, encoding MVELKWTLADGQNLPVTESGDGAQTVVLVHGWTCRRSHWQPLLDSPPEGVRLLAVDLPGHGEARNVTPAAWTVAALADCLADALQDEDNPIVVGHSMGGAVALELARRKPVRGVVLVDTFVIPYGDLDEEGAKGVEAGFYEDFPAAIDNLVANNAGPDLPADQKIALGKDMASAPAEAMLPLWSDLLRWSPEAAFNELHCPVHAINGDLIGDAARARCEGHVTEWLQPGTWHFPQMEQPAVFATLLARVLKQL
- a CDS encoding helix-turn-helix transcriptional regulator → MTASACKGLQGKAHESLLDTLYDAPCNPDAWPRFLDQLIEATGSRSARMLVMDRAAQSVKSSIKQNIDDADHQAYVSHFVNTCPWRPELKDKAPGQLYSSYLDFSCPQKQFYQTEFYNDWASKQDIHHGVCGTVWQDDHQTVQLLIQRTRGQGHYQREETNRINELVMHVRRALRLQSQVSALDHTRMALEQTLEIQAQPFALVDRHGRIVHLSGEAAALLDELPCTHTFNQTLTLQDPRLQADLLCLLEQVTRPDNDPRAGAGGVIMLPRTVTEGVRCLVSPLRGNPLSQHYTDSRQPLAIVYFQDPRAEVYIDLNCLMQLYGLSEAESRVAAGISRGLGPQQVANTYQLSVHTVRTQLKSVFTKTGTTRQSELAKEVLTSPAVRHWRNPDLVLSRSA
- a CDS encoding NUDIX domain-containing protein codes for the protein MTTNRRLIATLLLLPTMTLADCPRVPGEEDDRRANAGCLIVQDDKVLLLNHRWGGKLGVPGGTLEEGELAQCTAWRETAEESGMAVTVGRRLAVMSNGFHLYRCHLLQPVEAGAAVDVPRSAMTEVSAIGWYPLSSLSKDRWRFEYQFEQFLQVAGDAMQSETAPDPGSASDVLPAK
- a CDS encoding gamma-glutamylcyclotransferase → MIFLQGPWPRTTAWASVGALKQGYSNHHYLRRARFVGKTLSPPDFQLFDLGDYPGAWMPGAQSLQGEVYEVDALTLASLDHLEEVPRVYRREKLQTEYGHAFVYVLQRMPRGARRCNTGSWRGS
- a CDS encoding endonuclease/exonuclease/phosphatase family protein, giving the protein MLLNKARTAYRDWKARPAGFSFAREGVRKTRQTREVVLPENTLKLISFNIQAGIGTQKFGDYITGSWKHLVAHPRSVENIEQIAQVISHFDVVGLQEVDGGSLRSRNMNQLVRLASLGDFAFWHQQLNRNLGRLGQFSNGFLSRLQPFEVTDHRLPGLPGRGAIVIKYGHPIQPLVVVVAHLALGEKVRNTQLAYLYRLLREYKYVVMMGDFNCRLEHLDASPLSELGLDTVMADNLNTYPSWAPDRHIDHILLSPGLTSQHTRVLEDCKLSDHLPLATEIIVPDDVISATMEHRLPLIS
- a CDS encoding thiol:disulfide interchange protein DsbA/DsbL, translating into MLRFVTALLLTLGMATTAHAEEEHSRFALDTHYKILDVQGSVNDPSKVEVREFFSYGCPHCYSLEPAVDNWLEDKPEYIDYVRTPVLFLRNAEPLARAYYVEEALGKVDEIHAPLFDAIHKHREPLYSEPALTNFFRKYGVEPEQFSKLYSSFGVSTKIRQADALSRDYKIPGVPNFVVNGKYLILRSNLKSNQELFEVIEYLAQKEKNDG